The DNA window CAGCGGAACGTGGACGCCGACGCCCAGGCGGTTGAAACCAGTTGGGAGACAGACAGACCTGAGGCCAGAATCTTGGCTTTCAGGGAAGCGATGTCCTGCTCATCAATCAATTCATGATCAACTGCGGGGATGGGATCTTGCCACAGAAACTCCTCCTGGGGAACCTCTGGGCCAAGATAGCGCGATCGCGGTCCCATGTCGCGGTGGGTCAGCTTGAACCATGCCTTGGCAAACTGCTCAGCAAACTCATCTGGATTGTCGCGGTACCGCTGTGCAATCTGGTTGAAGATGGGGTCCATCTTCATCGACATGTCCGCCGTGGTCATCATGGGGGCATGCCGTTTCGTCGGATCGTGGGCGTCAGGCACCGTACCCGCACCTGCGTCACCCTTGGGTTTCCATTGCCACGCGCCAGCGGGGCTTTTAGTCAGCTCCCAATCATATTTGAACAGGGTTTCGAGGTAACTGTTGTCCCACTGGGTCGGTGTGGGAGTCCACGCGCCTTCAATGCCGCTGGTAATCGCATCGACACCAACCCCCGTGTTGAAGGTACTCTTCCAGCCAAGGCCCTGATCGATAACGGTGGCACCCCCAGGCTCAGGGCCGACGTGCGTGGCTTCGCCTGCACCATGACATTTGCCAAAGGTATGCCCACCGGCAGTAAGCGCGACGGTCTCCTCATCGTTCATCGCCATCCGTTTGAAGGTTTCGCGAATATCGCGCCCTGAACCAATTGGGTCAGGCTCGCCGTCTGGTCCCTCCGGGTTCACGTAGATCAGACCCATCTGAACGGCAGCGAGGGGATTCAGCAGCACCCGATCGCCCTCGTACCGCTCATTGCCGAGCCAGGTTTTCTCAGACCCCCAGTAGATGTCTTCCTCAGGCTGCCAGACATCCACACGTCCACCGGCGAAGCCCAGCGTTTTGAAGCCCATCGACTCCAGGGCACAGTTGCCCGCGAAGATCATCAGGTCTGCCCAGGAGATTTTCTTGCCGTATTTCTGCTTAATCGGCCACAGCAACATGCGCGCTTTGTCGAGGTTGGCGTTATCTGGCCAACTGTTGAGCGGCTCAAACCGCTGGCTACCCGACCCCGCACCGCCGCGTCCGTCGCCAATACGATAGGTGCCCGCGCTGTGCCAGGCCATCCGGATGAAGAGCGGTCCATAGTGCCCGTAGTCGGCTGGCCACCAGTCCTGAGAGGTGGTCATCAGCTCAAACATATCTGCCCTCAGGGCAGCCAAGTCGAGAGTCTTGAACTCCTCAGCGTAGTTGAATTCCTCCCCCATCGGATTGGCCTGGGGTGAGTGCTGGTGGAGGATGCTTAGATTCAAATAATGCGGCCACCACTCTCGGTTCGTCGGCACATGACGAGCCTGCTTTTGACCACTGCCCGCAAATGGGCATCCGCTTTCGCTGCTCATAGTATTTTCCTATCAAGTATCATCGTGAGGATTTTTGATGTACAGCAGGTACTGCAAACAAATAGCACATCGATAATTATTGGGATAATCGATGGGCAATATAATTGACCGAAAATATAATTATCTTTGGAATTCGAAACAAGGATTTGTGATTCGAAATAATTGGTTATACCAATAACCTATAGCCGAATGGCACTGACTCAAGGAATTTTAGATCCCCGGATTCTCGAAGAATCCGGGGATCTGCGCGCTTAATTTTTGCTTATTTCAGTGCCATTCACCGATAGCTGGTTTCATTTGGATTAACTGCACCCCCCCCCCTTCACCTACGGTGTACACACAAGTCGATCGCTGATTCGTTTTCCGAAAACCTGATCCTCCACAACCTTGATTTCTCGTTGCCGGTTCTCAATAAGCCGAGATTATTGAGATTTCAGCCAATTTCCAAAGTTGAGGCAGAGCAAGGGTTTCAGGACTTGTGTTCACAGATTTCCGACTTGTGTGTACACGGTAGCCCCCCTTCACAAGACTGTGCTTAGAGGGTGTTTGAAAAGTCCTACTGTCGGTAGCAAAGATGCGATCCCCCTAAATCCCCCTTATTAAGTAGGGTTGATTTATTCTAGCCAGAGGGGAAGTCAAGCATCGGCAATAGCTGAGAAAAGTCGTTTTTGAGAAGGTCGATCGCAGTTGTAATCGAGCGATGCCCCGCTCGGCGGAATAAGGTAATCGACAAGTTGCGAATCAACGCCATCAAGGTAGCCGCAGCAGGAGCAGAAATGGAGTGAGTGTCTTCCCTCAGCACCACATCTTTGACCCAATGCAACAGATTCTCGATACCCCAATGAGCCCGAATGCGCCCTTGCAAGGCATCTGCCTTGTCCGTCCAACTGGTGATGTAGTAGCGATGCTCTAAATACGGTTGCCCTTGACGATGACCGCAGCGAATCACCTCGACTCCCTGTTGGGCACCGCTCCACTGGTCTTTGAACGCATCAGGCAAGGGAAAGACTGACGCAATGCGGGTCGTTTGACGACTACGAGTGGTTTCGCTATCGAGATGAACACTCACGACTTCATCACTTTGTGCCAATGCCTGCAATTGTTGATAAAGCGTCTTCTGATTGGCTTTAACGGTAATCACATAATCATTACCCTGCTGATGAATCAACTCAACTGTTTTTTTGGGCGTGCAAAGCATCCAAGCTGATCGTGACTCCCGATAACTGCAATCGCTCTAACAGGTCATAGACTACCTGAATCTCGCTTCTGTCCCCATTGTCAAAAGCCGCTTGCCCCACCACCAATCCTTGCTCCAGTTGGAACACCGAGACGACGTTAACAAAGTTTTGCTCTGAACCATGAGCATTGTTAACCGTATTCCTCAAGCTTTTGCCATCCACCGCACAGTTTTCTCCAGCTTGCATTAATCCTGCTGTTTGTGCCCAACTGTTGAATGCATCGGCAACCGCATTAAAGTCAATCTCTAGCAATAACCGTCGAATCGTTGAATAACTCGGTAATGCTGCTCGTCGTAACCCTAACTGTTCGGAGAGGGTCTCTTGATGTCGTAGCATAAAGCGAGTTAACCCACGATAACCGCGATAGCCGCTCATTGTTCCCAGAATGATTAACAACAGAAACACCCAGAGCGGATAGCGCTGTCCAGCACCACGTCGATGGTCAGGAATGGTTTTGAGAGCTTCAATGAGAGTCATGATGAGCTTTGGAAACGGGTATCTATATGTCCTCCTGATCTAGCTTAATAATCCTCTACTAGAATGAATCAACCCTACCCTTTTTAAGGGGACTTTAAGCCTGTTTCCCCCCTTAAAAAGGCTACCGTGTACACACAAGTGGGGCTTGAGCTAGTTTCCACCCGATGAAGATTGCCTCAAACTGCCGCAAACCATGAATTAGAGTAGGCATTCCGGGGGGACGTTGGGAGCGATAACCCGACCATCCTCCTAAGCGAGCAATTAACCAGGTTGCCCAAGCTAAAGAACTGGGAGGATGAGGATTCTGCTGTTTTTGAGTGTGTCCTTGCAACGTCGGTTCTAGCTGAGTGAGGCATTGCTGCTGTTCATCGCTAAAGGCAACAGAGGCAGATAACTCAGGGTTATCTCGCCCTTCCACCAGTTGTAGGACTCGCACGGCAATCGACAGCGCCAGCACAGTCAAGCGTTGAATGGCATCTACCGATTCCAGTTGCGTCGCTTCGAGATTGAGTCCGGCCTGTTTGAGGGTGGCAAACAGTTGTTCAATCCGCCAGCGCCAGCAGTACCACTGAATGACTTGGAGTGCCTGTTCTAAGCAAACGACTTCATGAGTGGTCAACAGTCGCCAATGAATCGGTTGTTGTCCAGGGGGTGGGTTGACTTCCTGTGCCTCTACGGCGTAGAGACCCACACTGGGAGGATAGTCGTGAGCGTTGAGGTTGTCGGGTCGCCGGATCTCAACCTTCGCCACACGCACAACTAGCAATGCCTCTCGTGCAGTTTGCCCTCGACGGGGATCTTCTACCACTTGCACGGTGTAACTTCCCTGAACGGGTTGAATCGTCAGGTAGTCATAGAGCGATAACGACTGATGCCACAGACGACGATTTTGACACACCCTGATTAATAAATGGGTTTGAGCGTCTGGAACCGTCGCCCATTCTTCATACAGGTCGCTTTCACGGTCGCCGATATGAGTGATTAACCTCGCTCCTCCAGCCCTCAAACATCGGTTGCTGCCTTCAGCCGATCGCAGCCATTTGTAGGATTCCTTTTCCTCAATCGGCAGGTGTTGATAGTCGCGTTGATGTTTATCGCTATGGTCGATGTCACGACTCCACAAATGAATGGTACTTAACCCTAATGGAAAGCCAGTCTCGGCATTCAGCACCAGGGTTGGATGAATGAAAAACCCAACATCTCGGTCGTTGCCAACGACCCCAAGTCCTTGCGGCTTTAACCGCCCTGCATGGGACTGCAAGTTAACCTCACTGCTATCACTAATCGATAACACATGCAATCCTTCCACCTGCGCCTGGCACTGGTCAGCAACACTCCGCACTAACTCGGATATCGTCACGTTTTCATTCTCCAAGAAACGATAGTAGCCAATCTGTTCAGCTCGATTTTGGCTGATTTGGCGAATGTTTACCGATTGGTGCTGAAGCATTGCTTCATACAGTGCCGCCCCCTTTTGACTAAACGAGGGTCACCAAATGCAGTTCCTTTGATTTGTGCTGCATGAATGAGAATGGGGTTATCCATAATCAATGAGAGTTTTGAGGAGCTACCTTAGTCTAGGCTCGATTTGTGTGTACACGGTAGCCTTGTTAAGGGGGTTAGGGGGGATCTCTGAGTGTTACATCTTACAGTCCATACCTTTTCAAACATCCTCTAAGCGATTTCCCATCCTCCACTAAAGGAACAGGAACGTTCCCTTCCTGAGGAGGAGCTTATACTAAGCCCGAAACGTACACAGGACACATTATCGAGTGAAGCAGTTCAAACAATTCAGGCAGATTACCCGCATCAACAATAACCGTTAATCAACCAGAATATTTCCCTGGTGCCCAGCGTTGTTGTACTGCTTCAGAACGGTTTCAGCGATCGCTTTTCCTTCCCCCACAGCGACTAATGCCACACAGGCACCACCAAATCCTGCTCCTGTCAGGCGTGCCCCGTATACCCCTGAAGTGTTTTGCAGGAGGTCTACTAACTGGTCTAAAGCAGGCACAGAAACCTCGTAATCCTCTCTTAAACTGCGATGGGAGGCATTCATTAATTCACCAAAGGTTTTAGCCGAAACCCCTTCTACCGCCTTCAGGACTCGATTATTTTCAGTAATGACATGCCTGGCACGTTGGCGAATGGGTTCGGGCAGAGATTCGACCCGTTGCGGATCGCTGATGTCCCGTAATGCTTTAACCCCCAACTGACGTGCTGCGGCTTCGCATTCTGCCCGCCGCTGGTTGTAGCCGCTGCTGGCAAGAGACCGCGCCACAC is part of the Kovacikia minuta CCNUW1 genome and encodes:
- the katG gene encoding catalase/peroxidase HPI; this encodes MSSESGCPFAGSGQKQARHVPTNREWWPHYLNLSILHQHSPQANPMGEEFNYAEEFKTLDLAALRADMFELMTTSQDWWPADYGHYGPLFIRMAWHSAGTYRIGDGRGGAGSGSQRFEPLNSWPDNANLDKARMLLWPIKQKYGKKISWADLMIFAGNCALESMGFKTLGFAGGRVDVWQPEEDIYWGSEKTWLGNERYEGDRVLLNPLAAVQMGLIYVNPEGPDGEPDPIGSGRDIRETFKRMAMNDEETVALTAGGHTFGKCHGAGEATHVGPEPGGATVIDQGLGWKSTFNTGVGVDAITSGIEGAWTPTPTQWDNSYLETLFKYDWELTKSPAGAWQWKPKGDAGAGTVPDAHDPTKRHAPMMTTADMSMKMDPIFNQIAQRYRDNPDEFAEQFAKAWFKLTHRDMGPRSRYLGPEVPQEEFLWQDPIPAVDHELIDEQDIASLKAKILASGLSVSQLVSTAWASASTFRCSDMRGGANGARIRLAPQKDWEVNQPEQLATVLRTLEGIQQEFNNSQSGGKRVSIADLIVLGGCAGVEQAAKNAGHAVTVPFKPGRTDALQEKTDVESFAVLEPAADGFRNYTSGKHSESLEELLVDRAQLLSLTAPQMTALVGGLRVLGANFGGSKHGVFTHRPETLTNDFFVNLLDLGTTWKATSESEYEFEGSDRKTGAQKWTATRVDLIFGSNSQLRALAEVYGSVDSQQKFVNDFVAAWDKVMNLDRYDLRAVLAKSSARGF
- a CDS encoding IS4 family transposase; protein product: MLQHQSVNIRQISQNRAEQIGYYRFLENENVTISELVRSVADQCQAQVEGLHVLSISDSSEVNLQSHAGRLKPQGLGVVGNDRDVGFFIHPTLVLNAETGFPLGLSTIHLWSRDIDHSDKHQRDYQHLPIEEKESYKWLRSAEGSNRCLRAGGARLITHIGDRESDLYEEWATVPDAQTHLLIRVCQNRRLWHQSLSLYDYLTIQPVQGSYTVQVVEDPRRGQTAREALLVVRVAKVEIRRPDNLNAHDYPPSVGLYAVEAQEVNPPPGQQPIHWRLLTTHEVVCLEQALQVIQWYCWRWRIEQLFATLKQAGLNLEATQLESVDAIQRLTVLALSIAVRVLQLVEGRDNPELSASVAFSDEQQQCLTQLEPTLQGHTQKQQNPHPPSSLAWATWLIARLGGWSGYRSQRPPGMPTLIHGLRQFEAIFIGWKLAQAPLVCTR